The region TCTTCTTGAACTTTAAGCATTTGTTGTTGCATTTCTTGAGCTTGTTTTAAAATATTTTTGCTCGAATTTTTAGTTTTTATTTTTCTTACCAATTTTAGTCCCTCCTTAAATATTAACTAAAGCAAGTTTAAATATATCACACTTTATCTATTTTTTCAACTATTTTAGCTATTTTTTTAAGTCTATTACAAATGTAAGTCCGTGAAATTCATTTTTATATACTTCAATTGTCCCGTTATGTTCTTCAATTATTTTTTTACAAATAACTAATCCAAGTCCTGTCCCCTTATTTTTAGTAGTATAATATGGTTTAAATAATTCTGATAAAGATATAAAACTATTTTTATCATAATTAGTAATAAAATGCAACTCTATACTATTTTCTTTTTCTTTAAATTTTATAAAAAATATCTTTTCTTCAAGTCCTTCTATTGCAGATAATCCATTATCAATTAAGTTTAAAAAAACTTGTTTAATTTTGTCTTCATTTACCATTACATATATTTCTTTTTCAATTGGATTATTATTTTTATCTACTAATTTAACTATATGTTCAATATTTTTATAATGAATTAAATTTTTTATTATATCTACTATATTTTTTCTAGATAAGGTAAGTGGCTCTCGTTTTGTATAATCCAAAATATCACTAACCATTTTTTCCATTCGTTTTGTTTCATCAAATATTACTTTTATATTTTCTTTTATATCTAAAATATCTTCTGATTCTTGTATTAATTCTGTGAAGCCTGATATTAAATTTAATGAATTTCTTACTTCATGAGCAATATATTTTGCTAATTGTTCTTTATCTTGTTCTAATTTTTGTTTTTCTACTTCTTCAGTTAATTTTTCTAGACTAACATCTTTTATTAAAAGCACTGCACCTATCATCTCTTCCATATCAAAAATTTTTTTCTTACTTAATTCTAATACTTTGGAATTATATCTAATAACTTTTTTTTCAAAAT is a window of Hypnocyclicus thermotrophus DNA encoding:
- a CDS encoding sensor histidine kinase produces the protein MNKELILPLIKKLDIGIVFFDEEYNISYINDAVRNIINKDISDEELENTIYLFIAYKNDFEKKVIRYNSKVLELSKKKIFDMEEMIGAVLLIKDVSLEKLTEEVEKQKLEQDKEQLAKYIAHEVRNSLNLISGFTELIQESEDILDIKENIKVIFDETKRMEKMVSDILDYTKREPLTLSRKNIVDIIKNLIHYKNIEHIVKLVDKNNNPIEKEIYVMVNEDKIKQVFLNLIDNGLSAIEGLEEKIFFIKFKEKENSIELHFITNYDKNSFISLSELFKPYYTTKNKGTGLGLVICKKIIEEHNGTIEVYKNEFHGLTFVIDLKK